The DNA sequence ACCAACCAATGGCGGTAATCCGACCGCTTTGATCAGCAGGCCAAGGCCAAATGCAAAAGAAATCCAGATAGCTTCAGGCATGTGCGGTTCTTTACCTCGTGCTTTTGTGTCTTACCCGGCGGGGGTAATGTAGGGATTGGCAAATTCCAGGAACAGGCGGGCCGAATCTTCCGGAGCCTCGATCATTGGTACATGGCCAATACCTTCCAGTATCTCCAGCCGTGCGCCGGGAATGGACTCCCGGAAAACTTCACCGTTGCGGTAGTCCAGTACGCGATCTTCCCTACCCCAGACTATCAGTACTGGATCTTCTATGCGTTTAATGGCGTCGCGGAAATCCGGTTCGAAGCCGGCATCGCTGATAGCTGCAAAGATGACCTGATTCACATCCCGGTTGGCCAGAGCCTGCTCTTCCATAACGCCCATAATGGGCCAGGGTACAAAAGGCTTTTTCTCAAGCGCAAAATCCATTAGGCGTTCGAAATCTCCGGGCTTTGAAGGTATCAGGGGGTTGTCTCCGGCCAGCACCATATCAACCAGTTCGTTTTCATAGTCGAGAATGCCGGCAGGGTCGAACAAGACGGCGGTTTTTATCTGTTCGGGGTAAGTGGCAGCGTAAAGCGCCGTAATCCCGCCACCCATGGAGTTGCCCATCATGTGCATCTCTTTTATGCCCAGTGCTTCAAGAATGCGGGCAAGATGCCTGACCTGGTCTTCCAGTTTGTAGCCCAGGTCGAGTGGTTTGCTGCTCTCACCGTGGCCGGGGAGGTCTATGGCATAGATGTTGAAGTCATCGCTGAGCTCCCGGGCGATGCGGGTCCAGTTGTCCTTGTTGGCTCCAAAGCCGTGAACCAGCACTACAGTGTCGCCGTTATTCATTTCTGAATTGCGCAGATATGCAATATTCAGATCACCCACAATAACCGTGTCAGCCTCTAATCCCGCGGCAGAACGTTCCAGGCCAATGGCTGTTTCGTATAAGTCATGTCGCGAGCATGCGCCTACAAGCAGAAAGATTAAAAGGAGAAAAACACCAGTAGAAGGGGACTTCTTCAGCATGAGGGTTATTCCTGACTTTTGGCGTAATTCGCTGCTGGGAGAACGGATTTACACTACTCCATAAAAAAGCCCGGTCAATAGCCGGGCCCTCATTCAGGATGTCAGATCAGGCCTGTTCGCGTGCAATAGCCCGATAAGCTATGTCTTTGCGATAAAACACCCCATCCCAACGGATTTTTTCAGCAAGCCTGTAAGCACGCTGCTGGGCTTCTGTTACGGTGTTACCCAGCGCCGTTGCGCAAAGAACCCGGCCACCACTGGTGATTACCTCATTGCCCTCAAGGGCAGTGCCTGCATGGAACGCCTTCTCGCCCCCGGTCTCCGTTTCTGGCAGGCCGGAAATGACATCGCCCTTATTGTAACTGCCGGGATAGCCCCCTGCGGCCAGAACGATGCCGACGGCAGCGCGCTCGTCCCACTCAGAGCTGCACTGGTCGAGCCTGCCATCGATGGCAGCCTGGCAGAGCCCGACAATATCGGATTTCATCCGCAGCAGGATAGGCTGGGTTTCAGGGTCGCCAAAGCGGCAGTTGAATTCGATCACCTTGGGTGCTCCCGAGGTATCGATCATCAAACCTGCATACAGGAATCCCTTGTAGGGATGGCCTTCAGCCGCCATGCCGCGCACAGTCGGGTAAATGACTTCATCCATGATGCGCTGGTGCACTTCAGCGGTTACTACCGGAGCCGGAGAGTAAGCTCCCATGCCGCCGGTGTTCGGGCCGGTATCACCGTCGCCCACGCGCTTGTGATCCTGGGATGTGGCCATGGGCAGTACATGCTCACCATCAACCATTACGATAAAGCTGGCTTCTTCTCCGTCCAGGAACTCCTCAACGACAACCCGGCTGCCTGCTTCCCCAAAGGCATTGCCTGCAAGCATGTCACGGATGGCGTTTTCGGCTTCCTCAAGGGTCATGGCAACAATCACGCCTTTACCTGCGGCAAGACCATCTGCTTTCACGACAATGGGTGCACCCTGCTCGCGAACATAGGCGAGGGCTTCATCTACGTCTGTGAAGTTGCCATAGCCGGCTGTAGGAATCTTCTGGCGCGCCAGAAAATCCTTGGTAAACGCTTTCGAGCCTTCCAGCTGCGCTGCTCCGGCACTGGGGCCGAATACGCGCAGGCCGCGTTCTTCAAAGAGATCCACAATGCCGGCTACCAGCGGTGCTTCTGGTCCAACGATGGTAAGGCCAACGTTATTGTCGGCTGCAAATCCGGCCAGGCCTTCAAGGTCCATAACGTCCAGGTTAACGTTCTCTACACCCGGTTCGCGTGCAGTACCGGCATTACCCGGTGCTACAAAAACTGTGTCCGCATCCGGGGACTGGGCCGCTTTCCAGGCCAGTGCGTGTTCGCGCCCGCCACTGCCGATTACCAGAATATTCATATCTTGTTGCCCTGTATCATCATAAAAGTTGCCACTAAGAACTGTGACAAAGAGCTATCAAAAGTGTTTTCTCAGGCACGATTGTATGCGGGGCAGAATGGGTTTTCACCCCGCTTGCAATCAGTGCCGGAAATGGCGCATGCCGGTAAATACCATGGCAATGCCGTGTTCATTGGCGGCATCAATGACTTCCTGGTCGCGCATGGAGCCGCCGGGCTGGATAACAGCGGTAATGCCGGCTGCCGCAGCAGCATCAATACCATCCCGGAAAGGGAAGAAGGCATCGGATGCCATAACCGAACCTTTTACTTCCAGGTTCTCGTCGGCGGCTTTGATTCCTGCAATCCGGGCGCTGTAGACGCGGCTCATCTGGCCTGCGCCAACACCAATCGTGCGGCCCGCACGGGCATAAACGATGGCATTGGATTTCACGTATTTTGCCACTTCCCATGCAAACAGCAGATCATTCAGCTCGTTTTCGGTGGGCTGGCGGGTGGTCACAACTTTAACGTCGGACATGGCCACCATACCAAGATCGCGATCCTGAACCAGCAGCCCTCCGGTCACGCGCTTGTAGTCCATAGCCTGGGCGCGTTCACCACTGAGTTCACCGCAGGCCAGCAGTCGAACGTTTTTCTTGGCGGCGACCAGTTCTACGGCTTCGGGCGCAATAGTTGGTGCAATGATGACTTCAACAAACTGGCGATCAATGATTGCTTTCGCGGTTTCTGCATCCAGCTCCCGGTTAAAGGCAATAATGCCGCCGAACGCCGAGGTGGGATCGGTTGCAAAGGCCAGGTCATAGGCCTGAAGAATATCAGCACCGATTGCCACACCGCAGGGGTTGGCATGCTTGACGATAACGCAGGCAGGATCTGCGAAGGGCTTCACGCACTCCAGGGCAGCGTCGGTGTCTGCAACGTTGTTGTAGGACAACTCTTTGCCCTGAAGCTGCTTTGCAGTAGCAACGCTGGCTTCCTTCGGGTTGCGCTCAGCGTAAAAGGCCGCGCGTTGGTGCGGATTTTCACCGTAACGCATGTCCTGTACTTTGACATACTGGCTGTTGAAGGTGCGCGGGAAATCGACGTTGTCATTGTCCGCCGTGCGGCCACCCAGATAGTTGGCGATGGCGCCGTCATACCCTGCAGTATGCTCGAATGCTTTTACTGCCAGGTCAAAGCGCGTGCTATGGCTCAGTTGGCCGTCATTGTCATCCAGTTCTTGCAGAACCCGCTCGTAATCAGAGGCGTTGACCACAATGGCAACGTCGTTGTGATTTTTTGCCGCGGCACGGACCATGGTCGGGCCGCCGATGTCGATATTTTCGATGGCAGTGGCGAGATCACAATCCGGGTTGGCAATGGTGGATTCAAACGGATACAGATTAACCACAACCATATCAATCGCAGTGATGCCATGCTCATCCATAATGGCATCGTCGGTGCCCCGGCGACCCAGAATACCGCCGTGGATTTTCGGGTGCAGGGTCTTTACCCGGCCGTCCATCATCTCCGGAAACCCGGTGTAGTCAGAAACTTCCGTTACGGGAACCTTGTTTTCTTTCAGGAGACGAAAGGTGCCTCCGGTGGAGAGTAGTTCGATACCGCGGCCGGTAAGGGCGCGCCCGAACTCGACGATGCCGGATTTATCACTGACGCTGATCAGTGCGCGACGGATGGGGGTGTTAGCCTGGTTTGCCATGGGGTCACATTCTTCACTTGGGGTGAACGAACGAGGGCCTCGCGGAGGGTATCCTGGAGGCCCTCATCAAGTCAGGGTGTTTCGATTATAGCAGCCCGTACTGTTTAAGCTTTTTACGCAGGGTTCCGCGGTTCAGACCCAGCATAGTGGATGCCTTGGTCTGGTTGTTCCGGGTGTATTTCATCACCTGTTCCAGCAGAGGTGCTTCCACTTCAGAGAGTACCAGTTGATAGACTTCAGTAACGGGAGCCCCGTCAAGCTGGGTGAAGTAGTTTTTCAGTGCCACTTCAACGTTGTCGCGCAGGGTAACGGTGTTGCCGCTGCTGTTCACCGTTTGTAACTGGTGAATATCATCGTTGGCCGGGGTGTTCAGAGTGTTGTTTGCCAAAGTCTCAGCGGTCATGCTGCGAATTCCTCTCCATTTCGTAAGCCTGAAAAATACTGTTGAATGCTGTCTTTCTGCGCCAGTGATTCGTTGAGCGCATTAAAGCGATTACGGAACTGTTTGCCGGGGTCGTGGGACTGCAGGTACCAGCCCACATGTTTTCTGGCAATACGCACGCCCATGAGCTCTCCGTAAAAGCTGTGCAGGGCGTCCAGGTGTTCGCTCAGAATCTGTTCTACTTCATCGAGTGGCGGAGCCGGAAGGTGCTGGCCGGTTTCAAGGAAATGCAGTATTTCCCTGAAAATCCATGGGCTGCCCTGTGCGGCACGGCCTATAAGCAGGCCGTCTGCGCCGGTATATTCCAAAACCCAGCGGGCTTTCTCCGGTGATGTGATATCGCCGTTGGCGAATACCGGAATGCCTATGCTGGATTTCACTTCGGCAATGGTGTCGTATTCAGCATCGCCGTTGTACTTGTCTGCGCGGGTGCGGCCATGAATTGCCAAAGCCTGAATGCCAGTATCTTCAGCCATGCGCGCAATTGTCAGGGCATTGCGATTGTCCTGGTCCCAGCCAGTGCGCATTTTCAGGGTAACCGGAATATCAACTGCGCTGACCACTGCCTCCAGTATGTCCCTGACCAGCCTTTCATCCTTCATCAGTGCAGAGCCGGCAGCCTTGTTGCACACTTTTTTAGCCGGGCACCCCATGTTGATGTCGATAATCTGGGCACCGGATTCTGCGTTCAGCCGGGCTGCATTTGCCAGCATGTCCGGATCACCGCCGGCGATCTGTACTGATCTTGGCTCTGGTTCCCCGGTATGATCCATGCGGGTCCTGGATTTTCGGGTATGCCAGAGTTTGCTGTCTGCTATTACCATTTCCGATACCGCCAGCCCCGCGCCCATTTTACGGCAGAGAAGCCGGAAGGGCCGGTCTGTTACACCCGCCATAGGTGCAACTATCAGCGGATTGGGCAGCGTGTACGGCCCGATTTTTGCCATTGGCAACATGGTATGAATCCGTATCACGGCAGATGAAGCAAAGTCGGAGTGACGGTGCTGGTCAATAAATGACCGACGTCAGTTCCGAAGGGCGCTAATGATACCGCCGAGGGCACTGTGATTGAAGGGGCAGGAAGGCTAAAAAACTGATTATTTTTCGCTCTTTCTGGTTGACTTTTGTTCTACGAGGCCGAGACTGACTTGCCCGCCGGGTCTCCGCCGGCGAGCAATCTCAGGGTATATAGGGTTGAAAACTGATGTTGTAATTCACGGCATCCCGGCCCGGGTCACGGATACTGATTGCAATGCGCACCGGAGTTTCCACTGGCATGATTTCAAGCTCTTCGGCCTCGCCGGCAAGGTATTCCGATGGTGTGAAAACACTTTGGGCCACGACGTCTCCATTGAGGTTGGAGAAGGTGAGGGCGATGGCCGGGAAGGGCTGTTGAAAATCTGCCTGGTTGATGATCACCGCATCAACAACCAGTTGACTACGGTTTTCAGGGTTGGTGCGAACCACCAGCTTGCGGCTCTTTATTGTTTCAACGTTGATCAGGGGCTTCAGTTCGCATCCTGCCAGCTCGCAACCCTTTTCATAGAAGGGCCGGAGCTCTGGTATTACCGATAGCCTGTCAAACTGGAACCAGGTCACCTGTGCAACGAGAACACCCACAAGGCCGAGTACTATCAGAGACCAGACGAGGGTGCGTAGCCAGCTCCTGTCTTTACCACCCACCGACACAGGGTCATGTCTGAGATCGCCAAATGGAGCACTCGCTGTGAAAGGTTCGGACCCTTGATGGCGTTCGTTTTCCGCTTCACCACCGTGTTCATTGGCAAACGATTCAAATGCCGGATCCGGTTGTTCGTCCACGTAAAATCCCGTGGCATCCGCCTGCTCCAGAGGAGGCTTTGATGGTATGCGGGCGCTGGACTCTTCGGGGACGGCAGAGGGCTCTTGCTGTGGTTTCGGTTCTGGTTTCGGTTCTGCTTTTTGTTCTGGTTTTACCTTTTCCTCTATCTTCTCGATTTCTGGCTCAGCAGGGGCTTTTGCGGGTGCGCTGTCTTCATTGAGGATAGCTTCAGCCCAGCTTTCATCGACGTCTTTGGTAAGGTCTTCGCTGTCCGCCCCACCCAGTGAGGTCAGATCCTGGGGGTCTACACCACGAAAACTGTCGCTTAGCTCTTCCTCGGAAAACGTCAGTTTTGTGCCGGCATAAGGGCCTTCTTCGGCATCTTCCTCAGGATTGTCGGCAAAGATGAAGTCATCTTCAATTGGGTCACTGGTGAAACCCGTGGCGGAACGCTCCCTGGAAGCATGGGGAGTAGCGGGTGGCGTGTTGCTGCCTTTACCTGGTGTTGCTGCAGTGGCTGAGCCACCGCCTGTCACCTGGTGTTCGACCGCATTGAAGACATTCATGCAGTGGCCACAGCGCACCTTGCCCTTGGCAATACCAAGCTGTTCATTGGTAACCCTGAACCGGGTGCGACATTTTGGGCACTGAGTCTGCAGACTACTCTGGGTCATGCTTCGTTCCTGAAAGCGACTGAACTACGAGTCTGGGAGTTTAGTCGTTAAGAAAGCCTTCGTCATCTCTCGTTACGCCGTCCTGTGAGGCGTATCCACTCTTCACGCTGTTCCGGCTCATCCATAATAAACCAGGGTTCGTAGGCCGCCATGACCTCGCGGGCCTGGTTTGACAGGATACCTGAAAGCACCAGAGCACCGCCGGGCTTTGTCAGCGCAGCCAGGTGCGGAGCCAGACCAATCAGAGGCTGTGCGAGAATATTGGCAAGCATGACGTCAGATTTGGTATCCGGTTCATTTTCCGGAAGAAACAGATCGAGCCTGGTTTCGTCTACACCGTTGCGGCGGGCATTTTCCCGGCTGGCTTCCAGTGCCTGAGGGTCAGTATCTACACCCACAACATGGTTTGCGCCCAAAAGTAGTGCCGCAAGGCCGAGAATACCTGAGCCGCAGCCATAGTCGGTAACCTGCTTGCCAGTAACATCCTGCCCGTCCAGCCATTCCAGGCAGAGGGCGGTGGTTGGGTGTGTCCCTGTACCGAAGGCAAGCCCCGGATCCAGCATAAGGTTTGCTGCATCGGGATTCGGCGCCTCATGCCAGCTTGGTACTATCCAAAGGCGTTCGCCGAACTGCAGTGGATGGAAGTCATCCATCCACACCCGTTCCCAGTCTTTGTCTTCAACCAGGGTAACCTCAATGTCTGCGAGGGTTTGCTGGGTTTGTTGATGCCAGGCGTTACGGACATCTGAACACAGCTGATCTATATCCCTGTCGGACTGAAAGAGCCCTGTGACGGTCGTCTGGCTCCACAGGGGTGTGGTGCCGTGGTCGGGCTCGTAAAGTGGCTGGTCTGCTGCATCTTCCATGGAGACGGCGTCTGCGCCCATCTCCATAAGCAGATCCTCAAGCTGATCCGCGGTATCGGGATCAGCCGGGATCTGAAGTTGTATCCAGGGCATGGTTTTTCCTGCATTGGGATGCAGGATGTCAGTCCCGCATCAGTTTCTCAAGGTAGTGGATGGTGAAGTCTACCGTTTTAAAGCCTCCATCGCGCACCAGTTTCCTGTGCAGGGGCTGATTGGTTTTAATACCATCGACCAACAGTTCGTCCAGCGCGTTTTTCATTCGCCTGCGGGCTATTTGCCGGTCGTCGCCCCAAGTGATCAGTTTTGCAATCAGTGAGTCATAAAACGGAGGTACTGTGTAGCCACTGTACAGATGTGAATCAACCCGTACACCATTACCACCGGGAGCATGAAAATGCGTCACTTTCCCGGGGCTGGGTACAAATGTATCCGGGTCTTCCGCATTGATGCGACACTCGATAGCGTGGCCCGTGATACGAATATCTTCCTGCTTGTACTGAAGCGGGAGGCCGCTGGCGATACGCAGTTGCTCACTAACAATATCAACACCAGTCACCATTTCAGAGACAGGGTGTTCTACCTGAACGCGAGTGTTCATTTCAATGAAAAAGAACTCGCCGTCCTGATACAGGAATTCAAAGGTGCCCGCACCGACATAGCCGATTTCCTTGCACGCATCCACGCAGGCTTTGAGCGTGCGTTCACGGGATTCCGCGTTAATGTTCGGTGCCGGCGCTTCTTCTATTACTTTCTGGTTGCGTCGCTGCATGGAGCAGTCACGGTCACCCAAATGGATGCAGTTGCCGTGCATGTCGGCCAGAACCTGAACCTCTACGTGGCGCGGAGTTTCCAGAAATTTTTCCAGATAGACCGTAGGGTCGCCAAACGCATTTTTTGCTTCGGTCTGGGTAATCTGAACAGCCTTGAGCAATGCAGCTTCAGAGTGAACCACCTGCATCCCGCGACCACCGCCACCTGAGGCAGCTTTGATCATTACCGGGTAGCCGATTTTGCGGGCAACTTCCAGAGTGCGCCCGTCGTCATCGGTCAGCGGGCCGTCCGAGCCCGGAACAGTAGGCACTCCGGCGCGAATCATCGCATTAATGGCCGATACCTTGTTGCCCATCAGGCGAATGGTTTCTGCTCTGGGGCCGATGAAGCGGAACCCGCTTTTTTCGACCTGTTCGGCAAAATCGGCATTCTCGGCAAGAAAACCGTAGCCAGGGTGGATGCCTACGGAATCTGTTACTTCAGCGGCGCTGATGATTGCCGGAATATTGAGGTAACTTTCCAAAGGACTGTTTGGGCCGATACACACAGATTCATCGGCCAGGCGCACGTGCATCAGGTCGCGGTCAACCTGTGAGTGAACCGCTACGGTCTTGATACCGAGCTCCTTGCAGGCACGCAAGATCCGGAGGGCTATTTCACCCCGGTTTGCGATCAGAACTTTTTCTAACATGGCCATGAGTAGCTATCACCGGGTTCAGGAAATGATTAACAGCGGCTGGTCGAATTCTACGGGCTGACCGTTCTCAACCAGGATTTCAGTGACCGTACCGCTCTTGTCTGCCTCAATCTGGTTCATCATTTTCATAGCTTCTACAATGCAGACAACCTCGCCGGCTTTCACCTGCTGGCCGATTTCCGCGAAAGAATCCGCCGTGGGTGAGGGCGCCCGGTAGAAGGTTCCGACCATCGGGGAGCGCAGCGCATGCCCATTGTGAGCGGCTGGTTGTGCACTCTCTTCCTGAACGGGCC is a window from the Marinobacter sp. ANT_B65 genome containing:
- a CDS encoding alpha/beta fold hydrolase, giving the protein MLKKSPSTGVFLLLIFLLVGACSRHDLYETAIGLERSAAGLEADTVIVGDLNIAYLRNSEMNNGDTVVLVHGFGANKDNWTRIARELSDDFNIYAIDLPGHGESSKPLDLGYKLEDQVRHLARILEALGIKEMHMMGNSMGGGITALYAATYPEQIKTAVLFDPAGILDYENELVDMVLAGDNPLIPSKPGDFERLMDFALEKKPFVPWPIMGVMEEQALANRDVNQVIFAAISDAGFEPDFRDAIKRIEDPVLIVWGREDRVLDYRNGEVFRESIPGARLEILEGIGHVPMIEAPEDSARLFLEFANPYITPAG
- the purD gene encoding phosphoribosylamine--glycine ligase, which gives rise to MNILVIGSGGREHALAWKAAQSPDADTVFVAPGNAGTAREPGVENVNLDVMDLEGLAGFAADNNVGLTIVGPEAPLVAGIVDLFEERGLRVFGPSAGAAQLEGSKAFTKDFLARQKIPTAGYGNFTDVDEALAYVREQGAPIVVKADGLAAGKGVIVAMTLEEAENAIRDMLAGNAFGEAGSRVVVEEFLDGEEASFIVMVDGEHVLPMATSQDHKRVGDGDTGPNTGGMGAYSPAPVVTAEVHQRIMDEVIYPTVRGMAAEGHPYKGFLYAGLMIDTSGAPKVIEFNCRFGDPETQPILLRMKSDIVGLCQAAIDGRLDQCSSEWDERAAVGIVLAAGGYPGSYNKGDVISGLPETETGGEKAFHAGTALEGNEVITSGGRVLCATALGNTVTEAQQRAYRLAEKIRWDGVFYRKDIAYRAIAREQA
- the purH gene encoding bifunctional phosphoribosylaminoimidazolecarboxamide formyltransferase/IMP cyclohydrolase; this translates as MANQANTPIRRALISVSDKSGIVEFGRALTGRGIELLSTGGTFRLLKENKVPVTEVSDYTGFPEMMDGRVKTLHPKIHGGILGRRGTDDAIMDEHGITAIDMVVVNLYPFESTIANPDCDLATAIENIDIGGPTMVRAAAKNHNDVAIVVNASDYERVLQELDDNDGQLSHSTRFDLAVKAFEHTAGYDGAIANYLGGRTADNDNVDFPRTFNSQYVKVQDMRYGENPHQRAAFYAERNPKEASVATAKQLQGKELSYNNVADTDAALECVKPFADPACVIVKHANPCGVAIGADILQAYDLAFATDPTSAFGGIIAFNRELDAETAKAIIDRQFVEVIIAPTIAPEAVELVAAKKNVRLLACGELSGERAQAMDYKRVTGGLLVQDRDLGMVAMSDVKVVTTRQPTENELNDLLFAWEVAKYVKSNAIVYARAGRTIGVGAGQMSRVYSARIAGIKAADENLEVKGSVMASDAFFPFRDGIDAAAAAGITAVIQPGGSMRDQEVIDAANEHGIAMVFTGMRHFRH
- the fis gene encoding DNA-binding transcriptional regulator Fis; the protein is MTAETLANNTLNTPANDDIHQLQTVNSSGNTVTLRDNVEVALKNYFTQLDGAPVTEVYQLVLSEVEAPLLEQVMKYTRNNQTKASTMLGLNRGTLRKKLKQYGLL
- the dusB gene encoding tRNA dihydrouridine synthase DusB; the encoded protein is MLPMAKIGPYTLPNPLIVAPMAGVTDRPFRLLCRKMGAGLAVSEMVIADSKLWHTRKSRTRMDHTGEPEPRSVQIAGGDPDMLANAARLNAESGAQIIDINMGCPAKKVCNKAAGSALMKDERLVRDILEAVVSAVDIPVTLKMRTGWDQDNRNALTIARMAEDTGIQALAIHGRTRADKYNGDAEYDTIAEVKSSIGIPVFANGDITSPEKARWVLEYTGADGLLIGRAAQGSPWIFREILHFLETGQHLPAPPLDEVEQILSEHLDALHSFYGELMGVRIARKHVGWYLQSHDPGKQFRNRFNALNESLAQKDSIQQYFSGLRNGEEFAA
- a CDS encoding DUF3426 domain-containing protein, whose product is MTQSSLQTQCPKCRTRFRVTNEQLGIAKGKVRCGHCMNVFNAVEHQVTGGGSATAATPGKGSNTPPATPHASRERSATGFTSDPIEDDFIFADNPEEDAEEGPYAGTKLTFSEEELSDSFRGVDPQDLTSLGGADSEDLTKDVDESWAEAILNEDSAPAKAPAEPEIEKIEEKVKPEQKAEPKPEPKPQQEPSAVPEESSARIPSKPPLEQADATGFYVDEQPDPAFESFANEHGGEAENERHQGSEPFTASAPFGDLRHDPVSVGGKDRSWLRTLVWSLIVLGLVGVLVAQVTWFQFDRLSVIPELRPFYEKGCELAGCELKPLINVETIKSRKLVVRTNPENRSQLVVDAVIINQADFQQPFPAIALTFSNLNGDVVAQSVFTPSEYLAGEAEELEIMPVETPVRIAISIRDPGRDAVNYNISFQPYIP
- the prmA gene encoding 50S ribosomal protein L11 methyltransferase, whose protein sequence is MPWIQLQIPADPDTADQLEDLLMEMGADAVSMEDAADQPLYEPDHGTTPLWSQTTVTGLFQSDRDIDQLCSDVRNAWHQQTQQTLADIEVTLVEDKDWERVWMDDFHPLQFGERLWIVPSWHEAPNPDAANLMLDPGLAFGTGTHPTTALCLEWLDGQDVTGKQVTDYGCGSGILGLAALLLGANHVVGVDTDPQALEASRENARRNGVDETRLDLFLPENEPDTKSDVMLANILAQPLIGLAPHLAALTKPGGALVLSGILSNQAREVMAAYEPWFIMDEPEQREEWIRLTGRRNER
- the accC gene encoding acetyl-CoA carboxylase biotin carboxylase subunit, translating into MAMLEKVLIANRGEIALRILRACKELGIKTVAVHSQVDRDLMHVRLADESVCIGPNSPLESYLNIPAIISAAEVTDSVGIHPGYGFLAENADFAEQVEKSGFRFIGPRAETIRLMGNKVSAINAMIRAGVPTVPGSDGPLTDDDGRTLEVARKIGYPVMIKAASGGGGRGMQVVHSEAALLKAVQITQTEAKNAFGDPTVYLEKFLETPRHVEVQVLADMHGNCIHLGDRDCSMQRRNQKVIEEAPAPNINAESRERTLKACVDACKEIGYVGAGTFEFLYQDGEFFFIEMNTRVQVEHPVSEMVTGVDIVSEQLRIASGLPLQYKQEDIRITGHAIECRINAEDPDTFVPSPGKVTHFHAPGGNGVRVDSHLYSGYTVPPFYDSLIAKLITWGDDRQIARRRMKNALDELLVDGIKTNQPLHRKLVRDGGFKTVDFTIHYLEKLMRD
- the accB gene encoding acetyl-CoA carboxylase biotin carboxyl carrier protein, with the translated sequence MDIRKIKKLIELLEESDVEELEIHEGDDSVRISRRREQASGGQLISHYAPQQPHYAPAPETPGPVQEESAQPAAHNGHALRSPMVGTFYRAPSPTADSFAEIGQQVKAGEVVCIVEAMKMMNQIEADKSGTVTEILVENGQPVEFDQPLLIIS